A window of the Agromyces mariniharenae genome harbors these coding sequences:
- a CDS encoding thioredoxin domain-containing protein — MGNRLGASLSPYLRAHADNPVDWYPWGDEAFAAARERDVPVLVSIGYATCHWCHVMARESFSDPAIAELLNAGFVAIKVDREEHPDVDASYLAAASAFTRELGWPLTVFATPEGRTFYAGTYFPPRSMRGVPSFAEVLAAVEEAWRERRSELHETAAAVAEALAAASVASTAGELPGPAELEGAVAMLAEDEDRLHGGFGTAPKFPVAPVLGFLSQAGPEGRRLAERSLKLMGASPLRDPVEGGFFRYATRADWSDPHYERMLTDNALLLGVAADLGRGDGAAAFAHLLADGVVGFLAERMQLAGGGFASAQDSESWIDGRRDEGGYYRRDAAGRVGLEPPALDEKVLTGWNGLAIGGLARAGFVFDDAAAIDAARRAADFLLERHVREDGTLVRSSLDDVASDAVATLEDTGMLAGGLLELAAATGSVRYAEAARRLIDRAAETAVATHAADGMESSSVPFAAPSGADPVLASYGLALPSDPAEGATPSGVTACADAAWRLYALGAGDRYLDLAEQAMRSVAGMAVRRPIAFGGALEVMARLAAPLVQLVTVVPDDDEEDDGASALLRAATRRHAASVAAIVTDRQAREFATAGFDLFEGRTAQDDVATAYRCRSFVCALPVHDAGALEELVELE; from the coding sequence ATGGGGAATCGCTTGGGGGCGTCGCTGAGTCCCTACCTCCGGGCCCACGCCGACAACCCCGTCGACTGGTATCCGTGGGGCGACGAGGCCTTCGCCGCCGCACGCGAGCGCGATGTGCCCGTGCTCGTGTCGATCGGATACGCCACGTGCCACTGGTGCCACGTGATGGCCCGCGAGAGCTTCAGCGATCCCGCCATCGCCGAGCTCCTCAACGCGGGGTTCGTCGCGATCAAGGTCGACCGCGAGGAGCACCCCGACGTCGACGCGAGCTACCTGGCTGCGGCATCCGCCTTCACGCGTGAACTCGGCTGGCCGCTCACCGTGTTCGCGACGCCCGAGGGACGGACGTTCTATGCCGGCACCTACTTCCCGCCGCGATCGATGCGTGGCGTCCCGTCGTTCGCCGAGGTCCTCGCTGCGGTCGAGGAGGCGTGGCGCGAGCGACGGAGCGAGTTGCACGAGACGGCTGCGGCCGTCGCCGAGGCGCTGGCCGCGGCATCCGTCGCGTCGACCGCCGGTGAGCTGCCCGGGCCGGCCGAGCTCGAGGGCGCGGTCGCGATGCTCGCGGAGGACGAGGACCGGCTGCACGGCGGCTTCGGCACGGCGCCGAAGTTCCCCGTCGCCCCGGTGCTCGGGTTCCTCAGCCAGGCGGGTCCCGAGGGTCGCCGGCTCGCGGAGCGATCCCTGAAGCTCATGGGCGCATCGCCGCTGCGCGATCCGGTCGAGGGCGGCTTCTTCCGCTACGCGACGCGCGCCGACTGGAGCGATCCGCACTACGAGCGCATGCTCACCGACAACGCGCTGCTGCTCGGCGTCGCCGCCGACCTCGGTCGCGGTGACGGCGCGGCCGCGTTCGCCCACCTGCTCGCCGATGGGGTCGTCGGCTTCCTCGCCGAACGGATGCAGCTGGCCGGCGGCGGCTTCGCGAGCGCGCAGGACTCCGAGAGCTGGATCGACGGTCGACGAGACGAGGGCGGCTACTACCGGCGCGATGCGGCCGGCCGGGTCGGGCTCGAGCCGCCGGCGCTCGACGAGAAGGTGCTCACCGGGTGGAACGGCCTCGCGATCGGCGGACTCGCGCGGGCCGGGTTCGTCTTCGACGACGCCGCGGCGATCGACGCCGCTCGTCGGGCCGCGGACTTCCTGCTCGAGCGGCACGTGCGCGAGGACGGCACGCTGGTGCGCTCGTCGCTCGACGACGTGGCATCCGACGCCGTGGCGACGCTCGAGGACACCGGCATGCTGGCCGGCGGCCTGCTCGAGCTCGCCGCAGCGACCGGCTCGGTGCGGTACGCCGAGGCCGCTCGCCGCCTCATCGACCGGGCGGCGGAGACCGCCGTCGCCACGCATGCCGCTGACGGCATGGAGAGCTCGAGCGTCCCGTTCGCCGCCCCGTCGGGCGCGGATCCCGTGCTCGCGTCGTACGGTCTCGCGCTGCCGAGCGACCCGGCCGAGGGCGCCACGCCGTCGGGCGTCACGGCCTGCGCCGACGCCGCATGGCGGCTCTACGCGCTCGGCGCCGGTGATCGCTACCTCGACCTGGCCGAACAGGCGATGCGTTCCGTCGCCGGCATGGCCGTGCGACGCCCGATCGCGTTCGGCGGGGCACTCGAGGTCATGGCCCGGCTCGCGGCGCCGCTCGTGCAGCTCGTCACGGTCGTGCCCGACGACGACGAGGAGGACGACGGGGCGAGCGCGCTGCTCCGCGCCGCGACCCGGCGGCACGCGGCATCCGTCGCGGCGATCGTCACCGACCGGCAGGCGCGGGAGTTCGCGACAGCCGGGTTCGACCTGTTCGAGGGACGCACCGCGCAGGACGACGTGGCGACCGCGTATCGGTGCCGGTCGTTCGTGTGCGCGCTTCCCGTGCACGACGCCGGCGCGCTCGAGGAGCTCGTCGAGCTCGAGTAG
- a CDS encoding DUF7059 domain-containing protein: MTSGIAPLDERTTDLVRRLGDDLRAGGFTVEALDRLWGADAAAALHRGERVPARRILDARRAAHDPAADLATLAELFVLGLPVPEREAAHALPSLGVDGAVELELLMRDAATTTRAGAAGDAASVRPLLDLRPYAFVDAHGDGQWWILSDLGEVALGHELGEGHVLGVGGASMTLSGLMLPTPVRTVLDLGTGCGIQAMHATRFADRVVATDISLRALRLAQLNVAMNGIEGVEFRLGSLFEPVAGERFDRIVSNPPFVITPRAPGVPEYEYRDGGMVGDGIVEAVMRGAAEHLEHGGIAQLLGNWEVRDVEDGLDRARGWAGHLEHWIVEREVQRATEYAETWIRDGGTRPGTPAFDRLYEAWLDDFERRGVREVGFGYVLLRRPAEETAPRLARVERLHGPLGSGAGAGGLGVHLAACLEAHDRQARLDDAALAAQRLAVAGDVTEERHHWPGDEHPTAMLLRQGGGFGRVVSLDTGLAALVGACDGELPVAAIVAAIADLLEVDADALAADLLPAVRALIDDGMLLLPAE; encoded by the coding sequence GTGACCTCCGGCATCGCTCCCCTCGACGAGCGCACGACCGACCTGGTGCGCCGGCTCGGCGACGACCTGCGCGCGGGCGGCTTCACCGTCGAAGCGCTCGACCGCCTGTGGGGCGCGGATGCCGCGGCCGCCCTGCATCGCGGCGAACGCGTCCCCGCACGACGCATCCTCGACGCCCGTCGCGCCGCGCACGATCCCGCGGCCGATCTGGCGACGCTCGCGGAGCTGTTCGTGCTCGGCCTGCCGGTCCCCGAACGCGAGGCGGCGCACGCACTCCCGAGCCTCGGCGTCGACGGGGCCGTGGAGCTGGAGCTCCTCATGCGGGATGCCGCGACGACGACCCGCGCGGGCGCGGCGGGCGACGCGGCATCCGTTCGCCCGCTGCTCGACCTGCGGCCGTACGCGTTCGTCGACGCGCACGGCGACGGACAGTGGTGGATCCTCTCGGACCTCGGCGAGGTGGCCCTGGGCCACGAGCTCGGCGAAGGCCACGTGCTCGGCGTCGGCGGTGCCTCGATGACGCTGTCGGGGCTCATGCTGCCGACGCCGGTGCGCACGGTGCTCGACCTCGGCACCGGCTGCGGCATCCAGGCCATGCACGCGACCCGGTTCGCCGACCGCGTCGTGGCCACCGACATCTCGCTGCGCGCGCTGCGGCTCGCGCAGCTCAACGTCGCGATGAACGGCATCGAGGGCGTCGAGTTCCGGCTCGGGAGCCTGTTCGAGCCCGTCGCGGGGGAGCGGTTCGACCGCATCGTCTCGAACCCGCCGTTCGTGATCACGCCGCGCGCGCCGGGAGTGCCCGAGTACGAGTACCGCGACGGCGGCATGGTCGGCGACGGCATCGTCGAGGCCGTGATGCGTGGCGCGGCGGAGCACCTCGAGCACGGCGGCATCGCGCAGCTGCTCGGCAACTGGGAGGTGCGCGACGTCGAGGACGGCCTCGATCGGGCGCGCGGCTGGGCCGGGCACCTCGAGCACTGGATCGTCGAACGCGAGGTGCAGCGCGCCACGGAATACGCCGAGACCTGGATCCGCGACGGGGGCACGCGCCCCGGGACGCCCGCGTTCGACCGGCTCTACGAGGCCTGGCTCGACGACTTCGAGCGGCGAGGCGTGCGCGAGGTCGGCTTCGGCTACGTGCTGCTGCGCCGCCCGGCTGAGGAGACGGCGCCGCGGTTGGCCCGGGTGGAGCGGCTGCACGGTCCGCTCGGCTCGGGCGCCGGGGCCGGCGGCCTCGGCGTGCACCTCGCCGCGTGCCTCGAGGCGCACGACCGGCAGGCGCGACTCGACGACGCCGCGCTCGCGGCACAGCGCCTCGCGGTCGCGGGCGACGTGACCGAGGAGCGCCACCACTGGCCCGGCGACGAGCACCCCACCGCCATGCTGCTGCGACAGGGCGGCGGGTTCGGACGCGTCGTGAGCCTCGACACCGGGCTCGCGGCGCTCGTCGGCGCCTGCGACGGCGAGCTCCCGGTCGCCGCGATCGTCGCCGCGATCGCCGACCTGCTCGAGGTGGACGCCGACGCGCTCGCCGCCGACCTGCTGCCCGCCGTGCGGGCGCTCATCGACGACGGGATGCTGCTGCTGCCCGCCGAGTGA
- the pnuC gene encoding nicotinamide riboside transporter PnuC produces the protein MNVIEWLFDAQLVIGGQVILWREIIGNLFGLASALGGLRRKVWAWPVGIIGNVLLFTVFLGAVFDTPNPVNLLGQAARQVMFIVVSIYGWVRWARHRQVSESAVDPKWAGTRNRIILAIALVGGTLILTPIFRALGSFEPVWADAWIFMGSLLATWGMAKGWTEFWLIWIAVDIVGVPLLVSAGYYASAFLYVFYGAFTLFGFITWMRVQRRAKLAEGVSPA, from the coding sequence ATGAACGTCATCGAGTGGCTCTTCGACGCCCAGCTCGTCATCGGCGGACAGGTGATCCTGTGGCGCGAGATCATCGGCAACCTGTTCGGCCTGGCCAGCGCGCTCGGCGGCCTGCGCCGCAAGGTGTGGGCATGGCCGGTCGGCATCATCGGCAACGTGCTGCTCTTCACGGTGTTCCTCGGGGCGGTGTTCGACACCCCGAACCCCGTGAACCTGCTCGGCCAGGCCGCCCGGCAGGTCATGTTCATCGTCGTGTCGATCTACGGCTGGGTGCGGTGGGCGCGGCACCGGCAGGTCAGCGAGTCGGCGGTGGATCCGAAGTGGGCGGGCACCCGGAACCGCATCATCCTGGCCATCGCGCTGGTGGGCGGCACGCTCATCCTCACGCCGATCTTCCGGGCGCTCGGTTCGTTCGAGCCCGTCTGGGCCGACGCGTGGATCTTCATGGGCTCGCTGCTGGCGACCTGGGGCATGGCCAAGGGATGGACCGAGTTCTGGCTCATCTGGATCGCGGTCGACATCGTCGGCGTGCCGTTGCTCGTGAGCGCGGGCTACTACGCCTCGGCGTTCCTCTACGTGTTCTACGGCGCGTTCACGCTGTTCGGGTTCATCACCTGGATGCGCGTGCAGCGGCGGGCCAAGCTCGCAGAGGGCGTATCACCGGCCTGA
- a CDS encoding RBBP9/YdeN family alpha/beta hydrolase, whose translation MAAEVLILHGWQNRRPDGHWQRWLAGELEARGAHVRYPQLPEPDEPVLDDWLRTLDAELAGTDPATLTVVAHSLGCLLWLAHASRRAAAGEVAPLARRVVLVAPPAPDVIRGIPEIMGFAPASDDEGLRAALASSATERTTIVAGAEDPYCPDGAERTFAIPLDAAFVEVPGGGHLTIDDGFGPFPLVRDLVNG comes from the coding sequence GTGGCCGCAGAGGTGCTGATCCTGCACGGATGGCAGAACCGCCGCCCGGACGGGCACTGGCAGCGATGGCTCGCGGGCGAGCTCGAGGCGCGCGGCGCGCATGTGCGCTACCCGCAGCTCCCCGAGCCCGACGAGCCCGTGCTCGACGACTGGCTCCGCACGCTCGACGCGGAACTCGCGGGCACCGACCCGGCCACGCTCACGGTGGTCGCCCACAGCCTCGGCTGCCTGCTCTGGCTGGCGCACGCGAGCCGGCGGGCCGCGGCCGGCGAGGTCGCGCCGCTCGCTCGGCGGGTCGTGCTCGTCGCGCCGCCCGCGCCCGACGTCATCCGCGGCATCCCCGAGATCATGGGGTTCGCGCCGGCATCCGACGACGAAGGGCTCAGGGCGGCCCTCGCGTCGAGCGCCACGGAGCGCACGACCATCGTGGCCGGCGCTGAGGATCCGTACTGTCCCGACGGCGCCGAGCGCACGTTCGCGATCCCGCTCGACGCCGCATTCGTCGAGGTGCCGGGCGGCGGGCACCTCACGATCGACGACGGCTTCGGGCCCTTCCCGCTCGTGCGCGACCTCGTCAACGGCTGA
- a CDS encoding DUF3054 domain-containing protein, with product MSDRASVGTASVVVALVVDAVLVVVFAVVGRSSHAEGLDVAGVWGTAWPFLAGLGVGWLAARAWRHPIAVWPTGVIVWASTLVVGMLLRLVTGQGTAAAFIVVATLTLAVLLLGWRAIAWAVIRLRARGRVGAA from the coding sequence ATGAGCGATCGCGCATCCGTCGGCACGGCCTCCGTGGTCGTCGCCCTCGTCGTCGACGCCGTGCTCGTGGTCGTCTTCGCCGTCGTGGGCCGTTCGAGCCACGCCGAGGGCCTCGACGTCGCCGGCGTCTGGGGCACGGCCTGGCCGTTCCTCGCGGGCCTCGGCGTGGGCTGGCTCGCGGCGCGGGCGTGGCGGCATCCGATCGCCGTCTGGCCGACCGGGGTGATCGTGTGGGCGTCGACGCTCGTCGTCGGCATGCTGCTGCGGCTCGTCACCGGCCAGGGCACGGCCGCCGCGTTCATCGTGGTCGCCACGCTCACGCTCGCGGTGCTGCTCCTCGGGTGGCGGGCGATCGCCTGGGCCGTCATCCGACTTCGCGCGCGCGGCCGGGTCGGCGCGGCATGA